In Cryptomeria japonica chromosome 10, Sugi_1.0, whole genome shotgun sequence, a genomic segment contains:
- the LOC131034095 gene encoding glucose-6-phosphate 1-dehydrogenase, chloroplastic, with amino-acid sequence MLTRFNAPLPLSTLFKMISLGHMECSVAKSLTNSPSFSNGFRITTKTIIPKLMSCRFKEFQKLQFNSSANGWRLREVLMQDGVAAASTGTENVKGRVMSIPLSPVEDVRNGVFDFGEKGAESTLSITVVGASGDLAKKKIFPALFALYYEDCLPEVYNST; translated from the exons ATGCTGACTAGGTTCAACGCTCCTCTTCCTCTGAGCACTTTGTTTAAAATGATTTCACTTGGGCACATGGAGTGCAGTGTGGCCAAAAGCTTGACAAATTCTCCATCCTTCTCTAATGGATTTAGAATTACAACGAAAACAATTATACCCAAGCTCATGTCTTGCAGATTCAAGGAATTTCAAAAGCTCCAGTTCAACTCCTCTGCAAATGGATGGCGCCTCAGAGAAGTGTTGATGCAGGATG GCGTGGCTGCTGCAAGCACAGGCACAGAGAATGTAAAAGGGAGAGTGATGAGTATTCCCTTGAGTCCAGTGGAGGACGTAAGAAATGGGGTTTTTGATTTCGGGGAAAAAGGAGCGGAGTCCACCCTGAGCATTACAGTGGTGGGAGCATCAGGGGACCTTGCCAAGAAAAAGATATTTCCTGCACTCTTTGCTCTGTATTATGAAGACTGTCTGCCAGAGGTATACAACTCTACATAA